GATTGAAATCATATTAATAGAGCTAGACAAGTTATTCCACTATTAATAATTTTCAGATAAGAGACGGCTGTACAAAATCATATTATCTACAAATGCATTATCGATTTACACTAAAGCGTAAATGTGAGTGAAGGTATAACCGACAAAACTGTGTCCCTAAATGGACGACTTCCCAATCATTGTATCTACATGTGCCACAATTACAAGGTTGTGTGAAGACCTGGAAGGAGAAGTGGTAGGAAAAATCACCCATCTAAGTCAAAAATTTCATATGCATGGAAACAGCTTAATAAAGAATGTTTGAATTCAAATCCATTACCCTCGTCTTTTACTAAACTTTGTCTCAATACTGACTGCACGGATGGTACCTATAATGCACAGTTATGATGGCAACACCCCTTCAAAGCTAGAGGTCAATGTTAAATCGTTGCCTCATGATGCTTAGAGATGTGCAAAATATATAGTTAATTAATTGAACCAATATTAGTAAAATTGAACCAATTATGTGGTTCATGGACTGAACCTGTAACCTGTTATAtgcaaaatttgaatatttgtttcgAGTTTGATTGAACAAGGGAAACAGAGAGAATATGGGTTTATTCCTTGAAAAGGCCTCATTTGAAGTTAAGAAATGTTTTACTCTGACACCAGAGTTCGAAGAACATCCTTGAAGAATCATCAAAGTAGCATTCAAAAAACTCATTCTTGACGGTGTTCGAATATTCAAAAATCATTCTCATACCCAACTAGGAGCATATTGAAGAAGTCTCAAGTTTCAACTACAATAAATGTAATTCTAAGAGCCGAAACAAAATTAAGATTGAAGGAAAGGTAGTTAAAGGGGCATGTGTCAAGTATCCAAAGCATagttatttttcattttcttctataaatagtagtttcattttccATGCAAGGGAGTTCATTTCATTCTGTAAAATTTGCCTATTAGATAACACATCTACATACATAAAGGATGTGAATCGATTCAAAATAACATAGATCCTATTAATCGATTCGTGAAGTAATATGAATTTGATTCATGTGTTAAAAAACTTCATGCATCGATTCATGAGTAAGTATGAAATTATTCATCTGAGGCATTTCTCAGTTTTCTGTTATAAGTTGGTTTTTCAGATGTAACCCAAAATCATATGAATAGGAATCATTGATGGGTTTTGGGGGTTAATCACATTCAGTGAAAATTCTTCAACAAAACGAAGTGCTGtccgatattttatttttctagtgtattttttataacatttgcaGGAGTTTACCTTTACTTTAATGTAGTTTGAGGAGTTTACCTATTTGCAGCGGACCtaaattcatcaacaaaacaATTTTATACACTATGTCGTCCTGGTGTTATGTGATATGAAACCCGCATACTCAAATTACATTTTAGTCGTAGAATATAAGTGAACAAACGAAAACCATATGAGCTAAAGCTCTTCATAAATGCATACACATGAAAACTGCTCTAGACAAgtacattaattaataaaagaaagaaacaaaatacgCAGGTAGGAAAATTTAAGGGCTGATATTCAACAAGGAAAGGAACCAATAATCATCAGGCAGAAAATGGCATTTTCAAGCAATCAGTTACAAAGCTCAGATTGCAAAACAAGACCCATTCATGGAGGCAATTGTCAATTCACCATTATGACTAGTAAAACATATGAAgttcaaaattaataataatgacaCAAGAAACAAAACTTACTACTCACTCATCTACCGGCAAATTTAGCTTATAGCGACAAAAATTATTCTTTATCCCTTTTTCGACAATCTCCTTGGCCTCTGCAACCATGGACTCACTCGCCATTTTGTCCACCACAAGTTGCAACAACGATACATCAACACGGCAGCGATTGTAGAATATGTTCTTAACCATCTCAAAGGCCGTCTTCAAATCACCCTTCTCACACAAAAAAGGAAGAATTATAGAATAAGTGCCCTTACCAGGTTCATACTCAGATTTTCCTATTTCATCAAACCACTTCTTAGCTTCATCCAAGTTCCCTTCACTTGCAAAACCTTTGATCAAAGCATTGAAGCTAAAAATATCCGGCTTCACACCCTTTTTCTCCATTTCCTCATAAAACTCAACAGCTTCACCAGTTTTCTTCACCATAGCCAATCCCAACAACCTTGCATTGTAAGTCCTAATAGTAGGAACAACATTCTTCTCCTCCATTTTCTCCCACAGTTTCTCACCATCCTCAAAATGACCCTTTGAATACAACCCATCAAGCAAAGTATTAAACGTGATCAAATCAGTGTTCACACCAATCTTCTCCATCTCATCAACAACCGAAACAGCAGAATCAAAAGAACCCTTTTCCAACAACGccttaatataaatattatacgAAACCAAATCAGGTTTCACAGAGAGCTTATCAGGAAGCTCCTTGAAAAGACGCTCAACAACATCATATTGCTTAGAATGTAAATAAGCAGCTAACAAAGCATTAACAGAAAGCACGGAACGGTTACAGTTTCTCTgaggcatttcatcaaacagttTCTGTGCATGTCTATGCATGTTCGATTTACCATAAAGCGAAATGAGACGCGCAGAGAAACCTTCATTGGAAATATCCGAGTAATTCTTCTGATGTTCAATAATGTCG
This portion of the Trifolium pratense cultivar HEN17-A07 linkage group LG3, ARS_RC_1.1, whole genome shotgun sequence genome encodes:
- the LOC123918157 gene encoding pentatricopeptide repeat-containing protein At1g55890, mitochondrial; the encoded protein is MYRVLHRSFCTFAEESTTVATTNIKSISQDLFKEKDLKTLVEKFKKASDIVRFRKKSGIYEDTVRRLAGAKRFRWIRDIIEHQKNYSDISNEGFSARLISLYGKSNMHRHAQKLFDEMPQRNCNRSVLSVNALLAAYLHSKQYDVVERLFKELPDKLSVKPDLVSYNIYIKALLEKGSFDSAVSVVDEMEKIGVNTDLITFNTLLDGLYSKGHFEDGEKLWEKMEEKNVVPTIRTYNARLLGLAMVKKTGEAVEFYEEMEKKGVKPDIFSFNALIKGFASEGNLDEAKKWFDEIGKSEYEPGKGTYSIILPFLCEKGDLKTAFEMVKNIFYNRCRVDVSLLQLVVDKMASESMVAEAKEIVEKGIKNNFCRYKLNLPVDE